From one Candidatus Thioglobus sp. NP1 genomic stretch:
- a CDS encoding acetyl-CoA C-acyltransferase, translating to MKKAYIIDAKRTPVGKVRGLLSKTRADDLLIHAIQSVLKSSDAKEEINKNIDDIIVGCAMPEGPQGLNIARIATLLAGLPDSTPAYTLNRFCSSGLQSVSNAADLVKSGSADLVIAAGVESMSSVPMTGFKPSMNPKILSDENISIAYGMGLTAEKVVKKYNISREAQDEFAFNSHQKAILANNNGAFVNEISPITTIENSYSLESNEYISNSNIVSQDEGPREDTSLEVLGKLRTVFAQNGSVTAGNSSQMSDAAAAVLVASEEAVEKYNLTPKAEFMDFSVAGVPAEIMGIGPVKAIPKVLKSVSLSLDDIGWIELNEAFAAQSLAVINELGLNPEIVNPLGGAIALGHPLGATGAIRIATILSAMQRENIDYGMVTMCIGTGMGAAGIIKNIKN from the coding sequence ATGAAAAAAGCTTATATTATTGATGCAAAAAGAACTCCAGTTGGAAAAGTTAGAGGACTATTATCAAAGACTAGAGCAGATGATTTATTAATCCATGCAATACAAAGTGTTCTTAAATCTTCTGATGCGAAAGAAGAAATTAATAAAAATATTGATGATATTATTGTTGGCTGTGCAATGCCAGAAGGTCCCCAGGGCCTTAATATTGCTCGAATAGCAACTTTACTAGCTGGCTTACCAGATTCAACCCCCGCATATACCCTAAATAGGTTTTGTTCTTCTGGGCTTCAGTCAGTATCTAACGCTGCTGATCTTGTTAAGTCAGGCTCCGCAGATTTAGTAATTGCTGCTGGTGTTGAAAGTATGAGTAGTGTTCCTATGACCGGTTTCAAGCCATCTATGAATCCAAAAATTTTATCTGATGAGAATATTTCTATTGCTTATGGCATGGGATTGACAGCAGAGAAAGTTGTTAAGAAATATAATATCTCTAGAGAAGCTCAGGATGAATTTGCATTTAATAGCCATCAGAAGGCAATATTAGCTAATAATAATGGTGCATTTGTAAATGAAATCTCGCCAATAACAACTATTGAAAATAGTTATTCCCTTGAATCCAATGAATATATATCAAATTCTAATATTGTTTCTCAGGATGAGGGCCCAAGAGAAGATACAAGTCTTGAGGTGTTGGGAAAACTTAGAACTGTATTTGCTCAGAATGGCTCAGTTACTGCAGGCAACAGTTCCCAAATGTCTGATGCTGCTGCTGCTGTTTTAGTTGCTAGTGAAGAAGCTGTAGAAAAATATAATTTAACTCCAAAAGCAGAGTTTATGGATTTTTCAGTTGCAGGTGTCCCTGCAGAAATAATGGGAATTGGACCAGTAAAGGCAATCCCTAAGGTTTTAAAATCAGTTAGTTTGAGTCTTGATGATATTGGTTGGATTGAGCTTAATGAAGCATTTGCAGCTCAATCTTTAGCTGTTATTAATGAGTTGGGGCTCAATCCTGAAATAGTTAATCCATTAGGAGGTGCAATTGCACTTGGACATCCATTAGGAGCAACAGGAGCTATAAGGATTGCAACAATATTATCAGCTATGCAAAGAGAAAATATAGATTATGGTATGGTAACTATGTGCATTGGAACAGGTATGGGTGCTGCTGGAATTATTAAAAATATAAAAAACTAA
- a CDS encoding 3-hydroxyacyl-CoA dehydrogenase/enoyl-CoA hydratase family protein, whose amino-acid sequence MKQYFDKAFSKIAVLGSGTMGGQIAAHFANLGFEVVMFDTSKDALSKSLGMMTKLKPPPFASSSIAKSIKTSTYDSMDALSNCDFIIESIVENLDIKKQLFANIAPYVSDDAILVTNTSGLSIQKIAEHAPEHLRSRIFGVHFFNPPRYMPLVELIRTSFSDESLLYKAEGFITSALGKEVVYAKDNPAFIANRIGVFSFLAVLKHAENYSLSADTVDALTGKRVGRPSSATFRTLDVVGLDVMSNVVKNIFENAKDDPWVELFKLPDWMDNLISIGSLGSKTKKGIYEKVGKDIYVYDPILEEYKLSDKTISSKVKKILKENGNIENSLLALSKSDDPQAQFLWSVHRDVFHYASYQLEHVAETVRCVDIALKSGFAWQRGIFEQVQLTGWNEVRDSLNTDIKNGKTLISESLPSWVQERSFVYSDEGAFDPNKNEYISRSSHPVYERQLFKTLLQGEKQQQQDILKDGDATKLINLGDGIASVSFKTKMNVLSSSVLIELPKCLDYLEDNGFHALIFKQEQEHFCAGANLYEIISAIKLGLLEKDPGVTSQAKKKAFEVMHPELPKLGKLYSIKKTVAMLQQLLMRLKHGKILTIAAVDGLALGGGCELLLHCNKVIASMNSYIGLVEVGIGALPAGCGSKEMALRAFANKETEDIFPLLAKHFEQIAMAKVSSSALEAKEMGYLKQDDVIISNPNELLYVAKQQALNLLESGFKSPLDSTFKVVGNAGYANLMAQVANLYEGQFMSEHDKYCITCLAKVMTGSKVEENTIVNSQMLLDLERKYFVDLLGTKKTQDRIEYMLRNSKPLRN is encoded by the coding sequence ATGAAACAATATTTTGATAAAGCTTTTAGTAAGATTGCTGTTCTTGGTTCAGGAACAATGGGTGGTCAAATCGCAGCACACTTTGCTAACTTAGGATTCGAGGTTGTAATGTTTGATACAAGCAAAGATGCCCTTTCAAAATCTCTTGGCATGATGACAAAATTAAAGCCACCACCTTTTGCAAGTTCTTCTATTGCTAAAAGCATTAAAACTTCAACTTATGACAGTATGGATGCTTTATCAAATTGTGATTTCATAATAGAATCTATTGTTGAAAATCTAGATATTAAAAAGCAATTATTTGCCAATATTGCTCCATATGTCAGTGACGATGCTATTCTAGTAACAAATACCTCTGGTTTATCAATTCAAAAAATTGCTGAACATGCGCCAGAACATTTAAGAAGTCGAATTTTTGGTGTGCACTTTTTTAATCCTCCTCGATATATGCCATTAGTTGAATTAATTCGCACATCTTTTAGTGATGAATCACTTCTATATAAGGCCGAGGGTTTTATTACCTCAGCACTTGGTAAAGAAGTTGTCTATGCAAAAGATAATCCAGCTTTTATTGCAAATAGGATTGGTGTCTTTTCCTTTTTAGCCGTCTTAAAGCATGCTGAAAATTACTCACTCTCTGCTGATACAGTTGATGCTTTGACTGGTAAGAGGGTTGGACGACCATCAAGTGCAACCTTTAGAACACTTGATGTGGTTGGACTTGATGTTATGTCAAATGTTGTAAAAAATATTTTTGAAAATGCTAAAGATGACCCTTGGGTTGAGTTATTCAAACTCCCTGATTGGATGGATAATTTAATTTCAATAGGATCTTTAGGAAGCAAAACAAAAAAAGGTATTTATGAAAAAGTTGGAAAGGATATATATGTCTATGATCCGATACTTGAGGAATATAAACTCTCAGATAAAACTATAAGTTCAAAAGTTAAAAAAATTCTCAAAGAGAATGGAAATATCGAAAATTCTTTACTAGCACTTTCAAAGTCAGACGATCCTCAAGCTCAATTTCTATGGTCTGTTCATCGTGATGTATTTCATTATGCAAGCTATCAGCTTGAACATGTTGCTGAGACAGTAAGATGTGTCGATATAGCCCTCAAGTCAGGTTTTGCATGGCAACGTGGTATCTTTGAGCAAGTCCAACTAACTGGATGGAACGAGGTCAGGGATAGTCTTAATACCGACATTAAAAATGGCAAAACACTTATAAGTGAATCACTTCCATCCTGGGTGCAGGAAAGATCCTTTGTTTATTCTGATGAAGGAGCTTTTGATCCAAATAAGAATGAATACATCTCTAGGTCATCTCATCCAGTCTATGAGAGGCAGCTATTCAAAACATTACTTCAGGGTGAAAAGCAACAACAACAAGATATATTAAAAGATGGTGATGCTACTAAATTAATAAACTTAGGTGATGGTATCGCCAGTGTTTCTTTTAAAACTAAAATGAATGTTTTGAGTTCTAGTGTTTTAATTGAGCTTCCAAAGTGCTTAGATTACTTAGAAGATAATGGTTTTCATGCGCTGATATTTAAGCAGGAGCAAGAGCATTTTTGTGCTGGCGCAAACCTATATGAAATTATTTCAGCTATCAAGTTAGGCCTTTTAGAAAAAGATCCAGGCGTTACATCTCAAGCAAAGAAGAAGGCTTTTGAGGTTATGCATCCTGAGCTTCCTAAGCTTGGAAAACTATACTCAATTAAAAAAACAGTGGCAATGTTGCAACAATTATTGATGCGTTTAAAGCATGGCAAGATATTAACTATTGCTGCTGTCGATGGACTTGCATTAGGAGGAGGCTGTGAACTGCTTCTTCATTGTAATAAGGTCATTGCTTCAATGAACTCATATATAGGTCTAGTTGAGGTTGGTATTGGTGCATTGCCTGCAGGTTGTGGAAGTAAAGAAATGGCTCTTCGAGCTTTTGCCAATAAAGAAACAGAAGATATTTTTCCTTTACTTGCAAAGCATTTTGAACAGATTGCCATGGCTAAAGTTTCTTCCAGTGCACTTGAGGCAAAAGAGATGGGTTATTTGAAACAAGACGATGTAATTATCTCTAATCCTAATGAACTCCTTTACGTTGCAAAACAGCAAGCTTTGAATTTACTTGAATCAGGTTTTAAATCTCCATTAGATTCAACTTTTAAAGTTGTAGGTAATGCAGGATATGCAAATCTTATGGCCCAAGTAGCTAATCTGTATGAAGGTCAGTTTATGTCAGAGCATGATAAATATTGTATTACCTGTTTAGCAAAGGTTATGACTGGCTCAAAAGTTGAAGAGAATACAATAGTTAACTCTCAAATGCTTCTTGATCTTGAAAGAAAGTATTTTGTTGATCTGTTAGGTACTAAAAAAACCCAAGATCGAATTGAATACATGCTTAGAAATAGTAAACCACTTCGTAATTAA
- a CDS encoding acyl-CoA dehydrogenase: MLETIFEYSLFSFLLSVVLILIVLVKTKIRIWQLWLLAVGLTYPGAVIVDHFGAQLMLLILLFLGIFLVPAARMQLFTKPLYNTMRKSLPPIGLTERIALEAGNVWWDAELFQGDPNWKKLSDLEATELTEDEQNFVDNEVEVLCSMINSYDIVANQDLPKEVWKYIFDKGFLGLIIPKEFGGLGFTHFAHAIIVGRLSSASQFLGISVMVPNSLGPGELLLKYGTDEQKQYYLPRLAKGKEIPCFGLTSTVAGSDAGSLVDNGIVCYGEHEGKEVLGLRLNWEKRYITLAPIATVIGLAFKAYDPDNLLSEEHPLYKQNDLGITCALIPRKTKGLSIGTRHRPIGEPFQNGPIFGKDVFIPMEWVIGGDKMIGHGWRMLMECLSVGRGISLPVTGASATQAMLLTSSTYAQTREQFGIPISKMEGIQEKISNLASNAFRATANINLSTWALDAGHRPSIISAIVKYRNTQLLQQSSIDAMDIHGGRAVMQGKRNYVANVYAGAPVAITVEGANILTRSLMIFGQGLIRCHKTMLDELTALHEDSKKSIKNFDKALVKHVGNFINNIARALIFSWTRGRLAKPYGDSTTRVYYRNLSVLSSKFACLTDIASLLLGGSLKRKEMVSGRFADAISAMYEISSCLKLYEEKFKNDKNVESILKLSILRLVKEADIAMMENIQSMPINRVFKSLLRFLFFPFSVTSSKIDDKLIIATSQSANNIDWLLENLSTCMCSNLKDIPGHPFYILFQGYEAGSELKILRQKVKKAGYKYQPSITLEQWLQGLVDNKTLTSQDKDDWLRLNELVLEALKVDDFENLEA, from the coding sequence ATGCTTGAAACAATATTTGAATATTCATTATTTTCCTTTCTACTATCAGTAGTTTTGATTTTAATTGTTCTGGTTAAAACCAAAATAAGAATTTGGCAGTTATGGCTTCTGGCGGTTGGACTAACTTATCCTGGTGCAGTAATTGTTGATCACTTTGGAGCACAACTTATGTTACTAATATTGCTCTTCTTGGGTATCTTTTTAGTCCCTGCTGCTAGAATGCAATTGTTTACTAAGCCTTTATATAATACCATGCGTAAGTCTCTCCCTCCAATTGGACTCACTGAGAGAATTGCACTTGAAGCTGGAAATGTTTGGTGGGATGCTGAATTATTTCAAGGAGACCCAAATTGGAAAAAACTATCTGATCTTGAGGCTACTGAATTGACTGAGGACGAACAGAATTTTGTTGATAATGAGGTAGAAGTTCTATGCTCTATGATAAATTCATATGACATAGTTGCCAACCAAGACTTACCTAAAGAGGTTTGGAAGTATATTTTTGACAAAGGTTTTTTAGGATTGATTATTCCTAAAGAATTTGGTGGTCTTGGTTTTACTCATTTTGCACATGCTATTATCGTTGGAAGGCTCTCATCAGCATCACAATTTTTAGGCATCTCTGTGATGGTTCCAAATTCATTAGGACCAGGCGAGTTACTATTAAAATATGGAACAGATGAGCAAAAGCAATATTATTTACCTCGCTTAGCAAAAGGAAAAGAGATACCATGTTTTGGTCTTACTTCAACAGTAGCTGGCTCAGATGCTGGTTCGTTAGTCGATAACGGTATTGTCTGTTATGGAGAGCATGAAGGTAAAGAGGTTTTAGGACTAAGATTAAATTGGGAAAAAAGATATATTACATTGGCCCCTATAGCAACTGTAATAGGATTAGCCTTTAAGGCTTATGATCCAGATAATTTATTATCTGAAGAGCATCCTCTTTACAAACAAAATGATTTAGGCATAACCTGTGCATTAATTCCACGTAAGACGAAAGGTTTAAGTATTGGCACTCGTCACCGACCAATTGGCGAACCATTTCAAAACGGACCTATCTTTGGTAAGGATGTTTTTATTCCTATGGAGTGGGTTATTGGTGGTGACAAAATGATAGGACATGGATGGAGAATGCTAATGGAATGTCTTAGTGTTGGAAGAGGAATTTCACTCCCAGTAACTGGTGCCTCAGCCACTCAGGCAATGCTTTTAACCTCGAGTACATATGCACAAACTAGAGAGCAGTTTGGAATCCCAATTTCAAAAATGGAAGGAATTCAAGAAAAAATTTCTAATCTTGCATCCAATGCATTTCGAGCAACTGCAAATATAAACTTGTCAACATGGGCTCTAGATGCTGGGCATAGACCTTCAATTATTTCCGCTATTGTTAAGTATCGCAATACTCAACTACTTCAACAATCTTCAATTGATGCTATGGACATTCATGGAGGAAGAGCAGTAATGCAAGGAAAAAGAAACTATGTTGCAAATGTTTATGCGGGTGCTCCTGTAGCAATTACGGTTGAGGGTGCAAACATACTGACTAGAAGTCTAATGATTTTTGGACAAGGACTTATTCGATGCCATAAAACAATGTTGGATGAGTTAACAGCGCTTCATGAAGATAGTAAAAAATCAATTAAAAATTTTGATAAAGCACTAGTTAAGCATGTTGGCAACTTTATTAATAATATTGCTAGGGCACTTATATTTTCTTGGACAAGAGGACGACTAGCTAAGCCCTATGGAGACTCTACTACTAGAGTTTACTACCGAAATTTATCAGTTCTATCCTCAAAGTTTGCCTGTTTAACTGATATAGCATCCCTTCTATTAGGTGGATCTTTAAAAAGAAAAGAGATGGTATCAGGTAGGTTTGCTGATGCTATTTCTGCAATGTATGAAATTAGCTCATGTCTTAAGCTTTATGAAGAGAAGTTTAAAAATGATAAAAACGTAGAAAGTATTCTAAAGTTGTCCATACTTAGATTAGTAAAAGAAGCTGATATTGCAATGATGGAAAATATACAGAGTATGCCAATTAACAGAGTTTTTAAGTCATTATTAAGATTCTTATTTTTCCCCTTTTCAGTTACAAGTAGCAAAATTGATGATAAATTAATAATTGCTACTTCACAGTCTGCAAACAATATTGACTGGTTACTAGAAAACTTATCAACTTGTATGTGTTCAAACTTAAAAGATATACCAGGACATCCTTTTTATATATTGTTTCAAGGATATGAGGCTGGTAGTGAATTAAAAATACTAAGACAAAAAGTAAAGAAAGCAGGCTATAAATATCAACCAAGTATTACTTTGGAGCAGTGGTTGCAGGGACTAGTAGATAACAAAACTTTAACTAGTCAAGATAAAGATGACTGGTTACGATTAAATGAACTAGTTCTTGAAGCACTCAAAGTTGATGACTTTGAAAATTTAGAGGCGTAA
- the putA gene encoding bifunctional proline dehydrogenase/L-glutamate gamma-semialdehyde dehydrogenase PutA, which translates to MTKQLIEKNNEVDYSKLRNIIRESRVKTESEILDYLQSIENTSLQERLRFQKITIDLIDELRLISKPDLLSLFISEYNLTSEEGLSLMTLVEAFLRVPDNKTRDQLFIDKVAMKSWSKHLGGSKSSMVNLATIALSIADKMIAHGHDAIIKNRIKQALEILSRPTVRFSANNVMKFFAKQFVFAESINAALNSNHSNKNLHSFDMLGEAAWTLEDANKYFLSYRNALIEIGKCNQTNGIFEADGISIKLSALHPKYDFIHRDRVISELIPKVLDLVGIAQKYNIGINIDAEEAERLDISLDIIDNVMKVIAGSDWQGFGVVVQAYQKRAPFVIDWLYHNCQKYNLKIMLRLVKGAYWDSEIKKAQVLGDIDYPVFTKKSNTDYSFLVCAQRLLKMRDFIYPQFASHNAHSLVSICEIAGNNIGFEIQRLHGMGESLHRVISSKYGILSRIYAPVGSHKELLAYLMRRLLENGANSSFINQLFDKNIKPSSLAADVLSKVEQDLDYSHSKIPLPKDIYKSVRQNSSSIVLTEQNEVDLLYKYQKPWLKNKWQAKSLIDSIKTSNGHKEKVLNPSDTIDIVGSVEDSSQSQLEDCLEAAKNSFSNYGHSYEKICKCLEQAANLYEINQAELMCLAMREAGKTYQDAIDEVREAIDFLRYYANLSRKVMPNNRKALGIFVCISPWNFPLAIFTGQIAAALSAGNVVIAKPAESTSLIAFRASQLLLEAGIPLGVFQLCLGKGFEVGAYLTSNSLVSGVAFTGSTQVAKKIKSNLIKNNNAEARIIAETGGLNAMVVDSTSLSEQVTRDVIEGAFKSAGQRCSALRILLIQDECFDQIIKMIKGAMMELKTGNPLFLSTDCGPVINADAKLKLQSYIDKSKKENQVIEGLSSEITNGYFVTPTIICLNNIDEINDEFFGPILHVIRYKSQNLTNVIERLNSKGYGLTFGIHSRIKKQVDEVIDIVNAGNIYVNRNQIGAIVGSQPFGGEGFSGTGPKAGGLNSLHGYSQNIKTGEIGSQELRLSSENEIQRLVAPKIIFNKSFIEKIQKKFPFIESEFFNLLNDTFSNYSVKHNLPGPTGESNELNYKPKGTALCLGPDSSDALKQTIMALALGNKTISQISDTDYSSILNLGFNKENIQRLISGPSLNLLASSQYQVILYFGSLISVENILESCQEGIIPIMSSLYEPWKLIKEQVITVDTTASGGNANLLAL; encoded by the coding sequence GTGACTAAACAATTAATTGAAAAAAATAATGAAGTTGATTATTCTAAGCTTAGAAATATAATAAGAGAATCTCGTGTAAAGACGGAAAGTGAGATTTTAGATTATCTTCAGTCAATAGAAAATACTAGTCTACAAGAAAGACTAAGATTCCAAAAAATAACAATTGATCTTATTGATGAGCTAAGATTAATCAGTAAACCTGACTTACTATCACTCTTTATTTCAGAATATAACCTTACTAGTGAAGAAGGTCTGTCATTAATGACCCTAGTTGAAGCTTTTCTTCGTGTTCCAGACAACAAGACAAGGGATCAATTATTTATTGATAAAGTAGCAATGAAAAGTTGGTCTAAGCATTTGGGTGGAAGTAAATCCTCAATGGTCAATCTAGCAACTATTGCTCTTAGTATCGCAGACAAAATGATTGCACATGGGCATGACGCTATTATAAAAAATAGAATTAAACAAGCCCTGGAAATTTTATCTAGACCTACTGTTCGATTTAGTGCAAATAATGTTATGAAATTTTTTGCTAAGCAGTTTGTCTTTGCTGAAAGTATTAATGCTGCTTTAAATTCGAATCATTCTAATAAAAACCTACATTCATTTGATATGTTAGGAGAGGCCGCATGGACTTTAGAAGATGCTAATAAATATTTTTTATCTTATAGAAATGCACTAATTGAAATTGGCAAATGTAACCAAACTAATGGTATTTTTGAAGCTGATGGAATATCAATCAAGTTATCAGCCTTGCATCCAAAGTATGACTTCATTCATCGAGACAGAGTTATTTCTGAATTAATACCAAAGGTATTAGATTTAGTAGGAATAGCTCAAAAATATAATATAGGAATTAATATTGATGCTGAAGAGGCTGAACGATTAGACATTTCACTAGATATTATTGATAATGTTATGAAAGTTATTGCTGGTAGTGATTGGCAAGGCTTTGGTGTTGTGGTTCAGGCTTATCAGAAGCGTGCACCGTTTGTTATAGACTGGCTTTACCATAATTGTCAAAAGTATAACCTCAAGATAATGTTAAGACTTGTTAAGGGAGCCTACTGGGATAGTGAAATCAAAAAAGCCCAAGTATTAGGAGACATTGATTATCCAGTGTTCACTAAAAAATCTAATACTGACTATTCTTTTTTAGTTTGTGCACAGAGATTACTTAAAATGCGGGACTTTATTTATCCTCAATTCGCAAGTCATAACGCACATAGCTTAGTCAGTATTTGTGAAATTGCGGGGAATAATATTGGTTTTGAAATACAACGTCTCCATGGAATGGGTGAGTCTCTGCATAGGGTTATTTCCTCTAAATATGGTATTTTATCAAGGATATATGCCCCAGTTGGAAGCCATAAAGAGCTTCTTGCCTACTTGATGAGGAGATTACTTGAAAATGGAGCAAATAGCTCCTTCATTAACCAACTATTTGATAAAAATATTAAACCATCTAGTTTGGCAGCCGATGTTCTTTCAAAGGTTGAACAGGATTTAGATTATTCACATTCAAAGATACCACTCCCAAAAGATATTTATAAAAGTGTTCGTCAAAATTCAAGCAGCATAGTATTAACAGAGCAAAATGAAGTTGATCTTTTATATAAATATCAAAAGCCATGGCTTAAAAATAAATGGCAAGCAAAATCACTTATAGATTCCATTAAAACTTCTAATGGTCATAAAGAGAAAGTATTAAATCCATCAGATACAATAGATATTGTAGGCTCAGTTGAGGATTCTAGCCAATCACAGCTAGAGGATTGTCTTGAAGCTGCAAAAAACTCCTTTAGTAATTATGGCCATTCTTATGAAAAAATTTGTAAATGTTTAGAGCAAGCTGCAAATCTTTATGAGATAAATCAAGCAGAGTTGATGTGCCTTGCAATGAGAGAGGCTGGAAAAACTTATCAGGATGCCATTGATGAAGTAAGAGAAGCAATTGACTTTCTAAGATATTATGCAAATCTTTCACGCAAGGTTATGCCTAATAATCGAAAAGCCCTAGGTATCTTTGTTTGCATAAGCCCTTGGAATTTTCCACTAGCAATTTTTACTGGACAGATAGCAGCAGCACTTTCAGCTGGAAATGTAGTAATTGCAAAACCTGCCGAAAGCACTTCTCTTATTGCATTTAGAGCAAGCCAACTTTTACTTGAAGCTGGAATACCTCTAGGGGTATTCCAGTTGTGTTTAGGTAAGGGTTTTGAAGTTGGCGCATATCTTACAAGTAACTCATTAGTTTCTGGTGTTGCATTTACAGGGTCAACTCAGGTAGCAAAAAAAATAAAGTCTAATTTGATTAAAAATAATAATGCCGAGGCAAGAATTATCGCTGAAACAGGAGGTTTGAATGCTATGGTAGTTGATTCAACTTCCCTGAGTGAGCAAGTTACTAGAGATGTTATAGAGGGTGCTTTCAAAAGTGCTGGCCAAAGATGCTCTGCTCTTAGAATACTTTTGATTCAGGATGAGTGTTTTGATCAGATTATCAAGATGATAAAGGGAGCAATGATGGAGCTTAAGACTGGCAACCCTTTATTTCTCTCCACAGATTGTGGTCCAGTAATTAATGCAGATGCAAAATTAAAGCTTCAAAGCTACATAGATAAATCAAAAAAAGAAAATCAAGTTATTGAAGGGTTAAGTTCTGAAATAACTAATGGATATTTTGTGACACCAACTATTATTTGTCTTAATAATATTGACGAAATCAACGATGAATTCTTTGGTCCAATTCTGCATGTCATTCGCTATAAGAGCCAGAACTTAACAAACGTAATTGAACGTTTAAATTCTAAAGGTTACGGACTAACTTTTGGAATACATTCCAGAATCAAAAAGCAAGTAGATGAGGTTATAGATATTGTTAATGCAGGTAATATATATGTGAATCGGAATCAAATTGGGGCAATTGTCGGTTCACAACCTTTTGGAGGTGAAGGGTTTTCAGGAACTGGCCCAAAAGCTGGAGGGCTCAATTCACTTCATGGTTATAGTCAAAATATAAAAACTGGAGAAATAGGAAGTCAAGAACTAAGGCTTTCCTCTGAAAATGAAATTCAGAGGTTGGTTGCACCAAAAATTATATTTAATAAATCATTCATTGAAAAAATTCAAAAAAAATTCCCCTTTATTGAAAGTGAATTCTTTAATTTATTAAATGATACATTTAGTAATTATTCAGTTAAACATAACTTACCAGGACCAACTGGAGAGTCGAACGAGCTAAATTATAAACCTAAAGGTACAGCTCTTTGTCTTGGTCCAGATTCTTCTGATGCCTTAAAACAAACCATTATGGCACTAGCTTTAGGAAATAAAACAATTAGTCAAATATCAGATACAGATTATTCGTCAATATTAAATTTAGGTTTTAATAAAGAAAATATTCAGAGATTAATAAGTGGTCCAAGTTTAAATCTTTTAGCAAGTTCACAATATCAGGTAATACTTTATTTTGGCAGCTTAATTTCAGTCGAGAATATATTAGAAAGTTGTCAGGAAGGAATTATTCCTATTATGAGCTCTCTCTATGAGCCATGGAAATTAATAAAAGAGCAGGTTATAACTGTCGATACTACTGCCTCTGGTGGTAATGCAAACCTCTTAGCACTTTAA
- a CDS encoding Lrp/AsnC ligand binding domain-containing protein — protein MKTILDTFDHKILTLLESNGRISITNLSDQIGLSKTPCLNRIKKLERDGHIKGYKAIINHELIENNHIAFVQIKMDDTKTKALNAFNKAIKEIIEVEQCHMIASNFDYLLKVRTVDMDSYRKVLGEKISALPHVQHSSTFVVMEEVVTRD, from the coding sequence ATAAAGACTATTCTAGATACTTTTGATCATAAAATTCTAACACTCCTTGAGAGTAATGGGAGGATATCCATTACAAATCTTTCTGATCAAATTGGATTATCAAAAACACCATGTCTAAATCGCATTAAAAAATTAGAAAGAGATGGTCATATTAAAGGCTATAAAGCAATTATTAATCATGAATTAATTGAAAATAATCATATTGCATTTGTTCAAATCAAAATGGATGATACTAAGACTAAGGCACTAAATGCCTTCAATAAAGCTATTAAGGAGATTATTGAGGTAGAACAATGTCATATGATTGCTTCAAATTTTGATTATTTACTTAAAGTAAGAACTGTGGATATGGATAGTTATCGTAAAGTGCTTGGTGAAAAAATTTCAGCGTTACCTCATGTTCAGCATAGTTCAACTTTTGTAGTTATGGAAGAAGTTGTAACTCGTGATTAA
- a CDS encoding GatB/YqeY domain-containing protein, which translates to MSELKKQITNDMKLAMKAKDKPALKAVRMILGAIKQKEIDDRIELNDTQVLVVIQKMVKQRKDSISQFSDAGRIDLVEVEESELAIINNYMPKQLTEDEVDAAVTKVIVDSGADSMKDMGRLMGILKSQIDGKADMGLVSQLIKSKLS; encoded by the coding sequence ATGTCTGAGCTTAAAAAACAAATTACTAACGATATGAAGTTAGCAATGAAAGCCAAAGACAAACCCGCCCTTAAAGCAGTTAGAATGATCTTAGGGGCTATCAAACAAAAAGAAATTGATGATCGTATTGAGCTTAATGACACTCAAGTCTTGGTTGTCATTCAAAAAATGGTCAAGCAGCGTAAGGATTCAATATCTCAATTTTCAGATGCTGGCAGAATAGATTTAGTTGAAGTCGAAGAGTCAGAGTTAGCTATTATCAATAACTATATGCCTAAGCAGTTGACTGAGGATGAGGTTGATGCTGCTGTAACTAAAGTGATTGTAGATTCTGGTGCCGATTCAATGAAGGATATGGGAAGGCTCATGGGTATCCTTAAAAGCCAAATAGATGGTAAAGCAGATATGGGGCTAGTTTCTCAACTTATAAAGTCTAAATTATCTTAA
- the rpsU gene encoding 30S ribosomal protein S21: protein MPAIKVRENEPFDIALRRFRRLCDRAGTITDVRKKEFFEKPTWVNKRKKAAAVKRTHKEMSKNRIHRKRMY from the coding sequence ATGCCAGCAATTAAAGTAAGAGAAAATGAGCCATTTGATATCGCACTTCGTCGTTTCAGACGTCTATGTGATAGAGCAGGGACAATTACTGATGTTAGGAAAAAAGAATTTTTTGAAAAACCAACTTGGGTCAATAAGCGAAAGAAAGCTGCAGCTGTCAAAAGAACCCACAAAGAAATGTCTAAAAATCGTATTCACCGTAAACGTATGTATTAA